AAATCTTGGGGTAGATGGATGGATGGATGGATGGATGGATGGATGGATGGATGGATGGATGGATGGATGGATGGATGGATGGATGGATGGATGGATGGATGGATGGATGGATGGATGGATGGATGGATGGATGGATGGATGGATGGATGGATGGATGGATGGATGGATGGATGGATGGATGGATGGACCGCTAACTTGTATTAATAACTGGGGCTGATTGATAAATAGCAATACTGGAATAAAAAATATATGCAAGCATAGTAAATATTTTGTATATTTATTCGGAAGCTATGCATGCTATAGCCGTATGGTCATCAACGATTATGCGTGTTATGTATGACGATTGCCGATGGTGGAAAAGAATTGAAAGCCGTACTTACATCGTTTAAGCAAGCGATCGGATCGCCAATAGCGGGCAAAATTGAAAGAATTAAGTTCATAAAATAATAGACCCATGAAGAAAATTATGATGTCATTCATAATGCTGCTGACTACAGTGGCATTATTTGCGCAGACCGATCCCATTATCGGAAAGTGGGAAAACCCAAGCGGCGAAGGTCGTGTTGAAATTTACAAGAAAGGCGATAAGTTTTTTGGAAAACTCTATTGGCTGAAATTTCCAAATAATGAAGCCGGTCAGCCCAAGAAAGATATAAAAAATCCAGATAAAGCATTGCAGAGCAGAAATGTGCAAGGGCTCGAAATCTTGACCAATTTTGATAAAGATGGCAATACCTATGTTGATGGAAAGATCTACGATCCGAAATCGGGTAAAACGTATAGCTGCAAGATGACCTTAAAAGGAGATAAACTTGATATAAGAGGCTATGTCGGTGTGAGCTTGCTTGGACGTACCGAGACATGGAAAAGAATTAATTAAGGCAGGAAATGGCCACAAAATCAATGTAATCCGCTTGCATGGATAGGTCAGATTCCATCCAAAAGGCAATTTATTTCTTGGAAGTAAATTGCCTTTTTGGTTTTGTGCTGGAATTACAGTATTTTCATCCCTACAAATTATAAATACCAGCTCTATGGCCGTAAAAATGTCTTATGTTGAAAATGTCAAGCTTGCACTACAGTCCATTGTAGGGAATAAGCTGCGGACATTTTTAACAGCACTGATCATTGCCATAGGGATGATGGCATTAATAGGAGTATTGACCTCGATCGATGCCATGAAAAACTCACTGACAGATTCCTTTTCATCCATGGGGTCAAATTCCTTCAACATACGCAACCGGGGATTGAATGTCCGGATCGGTAATGAAGGGACTCGCTCAAAAGTCTTTGCTAATATCACCTATGCACAATCTGCAAGATTCAGACAGGATTTTCACTTTAATGCGCTGACATCGATCAGTGCCAATGTAAGCTGGAATACGACCGCAAAATATCAATCCAAAAAAACAAACCCCAATATCGGCCTGATCGGAACAGATGAAAATTATCTGCAGACATCAGGGTATGTTATCAGCGAAGGCCGTAATTTTTCTACGCGGGAGGTTGAAACAGGTAGTGGCGTGATTATCATCGGTAGTGAAGTGAGTAAAATGCTATTCAACGAAATTATTGATCCAATAGGGCAGTTTATTACGGTTAACAATATCCGCTATTTGGTGATAGGAGTCTTAAAAAGTAAAGGTTCTTCTGCCGGGATGGGCGGGGATAGAGCCTGCTTTATTCCTCTGGTCAAGGCCCGGGCAGTGATGCAGGGTACCGAGCCCTCCTATGTGATAACTGTTTCTTCCAATGATCCCATGCGATTGGAAGCCGCAATCGGCGAAGCTACCATCGTCTTTAGAAATATCCGCGGATTGACATCACGGCAGTCCAATGATTTTGAAATCACCAAATCAGATGCGGTTGCCCAGATGCTGATGCAAAATATGGCCATGGTTACTTTGGGAGCCGTGGTGATTGCTTTTATAACCCTTGTGGGTGCTTCAATCGGATTGATGAACATTATGCTAGTCTCGGTTACTGAACGTACCCGGGAGATCGGCATACGCAAGGCGATCGGTGCAACACCGAGTGTTATACGGAAACAATTTTTGATGGAAGCCATCGTGATCTGTATGATCGGCGGTGTGGCCGGAATCTTTATTGGTATCCTGATCGGTAATATCCTGGCGCTACAGCTCGGCACATCCTTTATTATACCTTGGGGAGCGATTATTTTGGGTTTTGCGGTATGTGGACTCGTTGGTATGCTATCGGGCTATTACCCCGCCTCAAAAGCATCTAAACTGGATCCCGTCGACGCGCTTCGTTACGAATAACCCTTCATTTATCTAGCTGCCTGTATGTGCGATAGACTGACCCTGTAACGACCGTTCTTTGGCAGCAAGCGGATTGATGGCAGCAAGCGGATCGATGACAGCAGGAAATCGAATCAGCTGGAAAAAGGAATTTTATGCAATCGGTTTAATGTTACCAAATCATTGATTTGGGGTGAATTCTCCGTGAATAGCCCTTTTCTCGAAAGGTAAAGCAACTTATTCCAATGAAAAAACTGTAATATTGTATAAAAAAATAAAATCGAATTATGTACAATACATTACAACCAGTTTTAGAAAAGGAATTGGAAGCAATCAAAGAAGCGGGATTGTATAAACAAGAGCGTGTAATCGTTACGCCTCAAGGAGCAGACATCAAAGTGAGTACAGGACAGGAAGTTGTCAATTTTTGTGCTAACAATTATTTGGGTCTGTCTTCGCACCCCAAAGTAATCGAAGCAGCTAAGAAAGCGATTGATACACATGGTTATGGAATGTCATCCGTACGTTTCATCTGTGGAACCCAAGATGTGCATAAAGAATTAGAAGCAAAAATTTCAAAGTTCCTCGGAACAGAAGATACTATTTTATATGCGGCAGCATTCGACGCGAATGGTGGTGTGTTCGAACCCTTATTTGGTGCTGAAGACGCTATAATTTCTGACGAATTGAATCACGCCTCTATCATTGACGGTGTTCGTTTATGTAAAGCGCAACGTTTCCGTTATAAAAATGCAGATATGGCTGATTTGGAAGCACAATTGCAGGCTGCATCTGGTGCTAGACATAAAATCATTGTTACAGATGGCGCGTTTTCGATGGATGGATCTGTAGCTCCATTGGATCAGATCTGTGATCTAGCGGATAAATACCAGGCGCTAGTGATGATCGATGAGTCGCACTGTACTGGATTTATCGGTGCAACGGGACGTGGTACACACGAGCTTTTCAATGTTATCGATCGTGTAGACATTATTACGGGCACTTTGGGCAAAGCCTTAGGCGGTGCTTCCGGTGGTTTCACTTCCGGTAAAAAAGAAATCATCGATTTGTTACGTCAGCGTTCACGTCCATACCTATTTTCTAATACCCTGGCACCAGCAATTGCAGGAGCTTCTGTAGCGGTTTTAGATATGCTGAGTGAGACAACTGCATTGCGCGATAAATTGGAATCAAATACAACTTATTTCCGTGAAAAAATGACAGCTGCTGGATTTGATATCAAACCAGGTTTCCACCCAATCGTACCTGTAATGCTTTATGACGCGAAATTGGCGCAAGAATTCGCATCCAAGATGTTGGACGAGGGAATTTATGTGATTGGTTTCTACTATCCTGTTGTACCTCAGGGAAAAGCCCGTATCCGTGTACAGATTTCGGCAGGACACGAAGTTGCTCACCTGGATAAAGCAATCGCCGCCTTTACCAAAGTAGGTAAAGAATTAGGTGTAATTAAATAAAATACACATAGTTATAAATTTTATGGTGCAAAATGTTTATCTTTGCACCCTAAAATTTTATAAAAATATTCTTGCTCAATGCAAAACATTAGAAACATTGCGATCATCGCTCACGTCGACCACGGTAAAACTACGCTTGTAGACAAAATTTTATATTTTACCAATCAATTCAGAGAAAATGAAAATGCTGGTGAATTAATCCTAGACAATAATGATTTAGAGCGTGAGCGCGGGATCACTATTGTATCTAAGAACGTATCAGTAACATATAAAGGTGTTAAAATCAACATCATAGATACCCCAGGTCACGCCGATTTCGGTGGTGAAGTAGAGCGTGTATTGAAGATGGCTGATGGAGTAGTGCTATTGGTCGATGCTTTCGAAGGACCAATGCCTCAAACACGTTTCGTTACAGGTAAAGCTTTGGGATTAGGTATCAAACCTATCGTCGTTGTCAATAAAGTCGATAAAGAAAACTGTCGTCCTGAAGAAGTATACGAACATGTTTTTGACCTATTCTTCAACTTAGGTGCTACTGAAGAGCAATTGGACTTCCCAGTATTGTACGGTTCTTCAAAACAGGGATGGATGTCTACAGATTGGAAAAATCGTACTGAAGACTTCACGGACTTGTTGGAAGCCATCATCAAATATATCCCTGCACCAGAAGTATCTGAAGGTACTTTGCAAATGCAGGTAACATCGTTAGATTATTCGACGTTCGTAGGACGTATCGCTATCGGTCGTGTTGCG
The Sphingobacterium multivorum genome window above contains:
- a CDS encoding DUF2147 domain-containing protein produces the protein MKKIMMSFIMLLTTVALFAQTDPIIGKWENPSGEGRVEIYKKGDKFFGKLYWLKFPNNEAGQPKKDIKNPDKALQSRNVQGLEILTNFDKDGNTYVDGKIYDPKSGKTYSCKMTLKGDKLDIRGYVGVSLLGRTETWKRIN
- a CDS encoding ABC transporter permease, with amino-acid sequence MAVKMSYVENVKLALQSIVGNKLRTFLTALIIAIGMMALIGVLTSIDAMKNSLTDSFSSMGSNSFNIRNRGLNVRIGNEGTRSKVFANITYAQSARFRQDFHFNALTSISANVSWNTTAKYQSKKTNPNIGLIGTDENYLQTSGYVISEGRNFSTREVETGSGVIIIGSEVSKMLFNEIIDPIGQFITVNNIRYLVIGVLKSKGSSAGMGGDRACFIPLVKARAVMQGTEPSYVITVSSNDPMRLEAAIGEATIVFRNIRGLTSRQSNDFEITKSDAVAQMLMQNMAMVTLGAVVIAFITLVGASIGLMNIMLVSVTERTREIGIRKAIGATPSVIRKQFLMEAIVICMIGGVAGIFIGILIGNILALQLGTSFIIPWGAIILGFAVCGLVGMLSGYYPASKASKLDPVDALRYE
- the kbl gene encoding glycine C-acetyltransferase — protein: MYNTLQPVLEKELEAIKEAGLYKQERVIVTPQGADIKVSTGQEVVNFCANNYLGLSSHPKVIEAAKKAIDTHGYGMSSVRFICGTQDVHKELEAKISKFLGTEDTILYAAAFDANGGVFEPLFGAEDAIISDELNHASIIDGVRLCKAQRFRYKNADMADLEAQLQAASGARHKIIVTDGAFSMDGSVAPLDQICDLADKYQALVMIDESHCTGFIGATGRGTHELFNVIDRVDIITGTLGKALGGASGGFTSGKKEIIDLLRQRSRPYLFSNTLAPAIAGASVAVLDMLSETTALRDKLESNTTYFREKMTAAGFDIKPGFHPIVPVMLYDAKLAQEFASKMLDEGIYVIGFYYPVVPQGKARIRVQISAGHEVAHLDKAIAAFTKVGKELGVIK